In the Theobroma cacao cultivar B97-61/B2 chromosome 1, Criollo_cocoa_genome_V2, whole genome shotgun sequence genome, one interval contains:
- the LOC18612943 gene encoding uncharacterized protein LOC18612943 — translation MGLKLLNLHTIPCWFHLLGNHMSCLHLQPEPRLGTIKIMDSDGIVKIYDRPVHVSELITEFPKHMICRSDSFYIGQKIPALSKDDQLQLGHRYFLLPKHFFQSVLSFVTIASFANARSPQSPVPSSSSRVSSIALVKKAATCQPFQIQKSPSGCLRIRISDEFIWQLMEEGRMKESVDESWSRVCTTPQLQKQYAQLVGSRHWKPKLETIKEKEKRKISSFGMMRKKKSQLKNNLKTQRSSEHHVHVTCAKPPSKPKIRIKSSRK, via the coding sequence ATGGGTCTCAAGCTTCTGAATCTACATACCATTCCATGTTGGTTTCACTTGCTGGGCAACCACATGTCGTGCCTCCACCTGCAGCCTGAGCCTCGGCTTGGTACCATCAAGATCATGGACTCTGACGGGATTGTCAAGATCTATGATCGTCCCGTCCATGTTTCCGAGCTCATAACGGAGTTCCCTAAGCACATGATTTGCCGTTCTGATTCGTTTTACATAGGCCAGAAGATCCCAGCTCTCTCCAAGGACGACCAGCTCCAGCTTGGCCACAGATACTTTCTTCTTCCTAAACATTTTTTCCAGTCAGTTTTATCGTTCGTTACCATTGCCTCCTTTGCCAACGCCCGATCTCCGCAATCTCCGGTTCCATCTTCATCTTCGCGGGTGTCAAGTATTGCTCTGGTGAAGAAGGCTGCAACTTGCCAACCTTTCCAGATACAAAAAAGTCCATCCGGATGCTTAAGAATACGAATATCTGATGAATTTATATGGCAGTTAATGGAAGAAGGCAGAATGAAAGAGAGTGTTGATGAGAGTTGGAGCAGAGTATGCACCACCCCACAGTTGCAGAAGCAGTACGCGCAGCTTGTGGGTTCACGCCATTGGAAACCCAAGCTGGAGACCATTAAGGAGAAGGAGAAAAGGAAGATTTCGTCTTTCGGAAtgatgaggaagaagaaatcaCAGTTGAAGAACAACCTAAAGACTCAGAGATCATCTGAACACCATGTTCATGTAACTTGTGCCAAACCCCCGTCAAAACCCAAGATTAGGATTAAATCATCAAGAAAATGA